One part of the Vicia villosa cultivar HV-30 ecotype Madison, WI linkage group LG6, Vvil1.0, whole genome shotgun sequence genome encodes these proteins:
- the LOC131613944 gene encoding F-box/kelch-repeat protein At3g23880-like codes for MHAVKMNLHPSHSQHSSNTSQSPVFLPDELVTEVLSSLPVKSFMRMRCLSKFSNSLFTDPIFIRMHLLRSARNPHLALVTSKTKTIVPLPICHLFENPPITLSDEPHYLINDVCLYQSNSRVIHRVVGSCNGLICFLTYSILHQDITFRLWNPSTRTISKTLGHLDFSIDRVSQARSLKFVFGYDNLTSTYKVVFLNFQLRNTITEAKVLSSVDNVWRNIQNFPAAPLQFKFRFHPVYSFHHDNDGVYLSGTANWLGAFDYEVKSLENYVIISLDLGTETYTQMHLPHGFVEMPRVDPTIGVLKNRLCFSYDFRLTHFVIWQMMEFGVQESWTQFLQISYLDLRISVLDFIRHNFGDKEIFMVPIYLSENDDTLILASRLEEQAIMYNMRDNSVERTRITNKIRWFFVKEYVESLVSTSE; via the coding sequence ATGCATGCTGTAAAAATGAATCTCCATCCATCTCACTCACAACATTCCTCCAACACTTCACAATCGCCGGTATTCCTCCCCGATGAGCTTGTAACTGAAGTACTTTCCTCCCTTCCTGTTAAATCTTTTATGCGAATGAGATGCTTGAGTAAGTTCTCTAATTCTCTCTTTACCGATCCTATTTTCATCAGAATGCATCTTCTTCGAAGTGCACGAAACCCCCACCTTGCACTTGTCACTAGCAAGACCAAAACTATCGTACCCTTACCAATATGCCATTTATTCGAAAATCCTCCGATCACCCTTAGTGACGAGCCTCATTACCTTATCAACGATGTTTGTTTATATCAATCCAACAGCCGCGTCATCCATCGTGTTGTTGGTTCCTGTAATGGATTGATCTGCTTTCTCACTTATTCAATTTTGCATCAAGATATAACGTTTCGTTTATGGAACCCATCCACTAGAACAATATCTAAAACATTAGGCCATTTAGATTTTTCAATTGACAGGGTTAGTCAAGCTAGATCTTTAAAGTTCGTATTTGGTTATGATAATTTAACCTCTACTTACAAGGTTGTGTTCCTAAATTTTCAACTTCGCAATACGATAACCGAGGCAAAAGTTTTAAGTTCCGTTGATAATGTCTGgagaaatattcaaaattttcctgCGGCTCCACTTCAGTTCAAATTTCGCTTCCACCCTGTTTATAGCTTCCACCATGACAATGATGGTGTTTATTTGAGTGGCACTGCTAATTGGTTGGGTGCTTTTGACTACGAGgttaaatctcttgagaattATGTTATTATTTCTCTTGATCTGGGAACCGAGACATACACGCAGATGCATCTGCCTCATGgttttgttgaaatgcctcgagtAGACCCAACTATTGGTGTGTTGAAGAATCGTCTTTGTTTTTCTTATGATTTTAGACTAACTCATTTTGTTATATGGCAAATGATGGAATTTGGAGTTCAAGAATCTTGGACACAGTTTCTTCAAATTAGTTATTTGGATCTTCGAATTAGTGTTTTGGATTTTATTCGACACAATTTTGGAGATAAGGAAATTTTTATGGTGCCAATATATCTGTCAGAGAATGATGATACGTTGATATTGGCTAGCAGGTTAGAAGAGCAGGCAATTATGTATAATATGAGAGATAACAGTGTCGAAAGAACTAGAATTACGAATAAAATAAGATGGTTCTTTGTCAAGGAATATGTGGAAAGCTTGGTTTCAACCTCTGAATAG
- the LOC131613945 gene encoding F-box/kelch-repeat protein At3g23880-like yields the protein MNFPPSQMQPSSNTLRSPVFLPDELVTEVLSSLPVKSFMRMRCLSKFSNSLYTNPIFIRMHLRRSAQNPHLALGTSKTKTLVPFPVCHLLENPQVTLTDEPHYLIDNVCLVRSNNHIFHRIVGSCNGLICLFTYYITPINLHFRFRFWNPSTRIISKVLGNLCIFGDRVNRQTYRVNQPRFFKFSFGYDNLTSNFKIVLLNFQPHNANIIETKVLSLVDNIWRNIQNFPVFPLLFMYRFNRSAFDGVYLSGTVNWLAVFDSKVKSLENYVIISLDLGNERYTQMQLPHGFDEMPRVDPTIRLLTNSLCFSYDFRQTHFVIWRMMEFGVQESWTQFLTIRYLNLGIDYNFGDKKFYLVPLHLSMNGDTLILASSLEDQAMLYNIRDNNVERTRITDKIGWFSVKEYVESLVSISD from the coding sequence ATGAATTTCCCTCCATCTCAGATGCAACCTTCCTCCAATACTTTACGATCGCCGGTATTTCTTCCGGATGAGCTTGTAACCGAAGTACTTTCCTCCCTTCCTGTAAAATCTTTTATGCGAATGAGATGTTTGAGTAAGTTCTCTAATTCTCTCTATACTAATCCTATCTTCATCAGAATGCATCTTCGTCGATCTGCACAAAACCCTCACCTTGCACTTGGCACAAGCAAGACTAAAACCTTGGTACCCTTCCCTGTTTGCCATTTACTCGAAAACCCTCAGGTCACACTTACTGACGAACCACATTACCTTATCGACAATGTTTGTCTCGTCCGATCTAACAACCATATCTTCCACCGTATTGTTGGTTCGTGTAATGGATTGATCTGCTTGTTCACTTATTATATTACGCCTATAAACTTACATTTCCGCTTCCGTTTCTGGAATCCATCAACTAGAATAATATCTAAAGTATTAGGCAATTTATGCATTTTTGGTGATAGGGTTAATCGACAGACTTACAGGGTTAATCAACCAAGATTTTTCAAGTTCTCCTTTGGCTATGATAATTTAACCTCGAATTTTAAGATTGTATTGTTAAATTTTCAACCTCACAATGCAAACATAATAGAGACAAAAGTGTTGAGTTTGGTTGATAATATCTGGAGAAATATTCAAAATTTCCCAGTGTTTCCTCTTCTGTTCATGTATCGCTTCAACAGAAGTGCGTTTGATGGTGTTTATTTGAGTGGCACTGTGAATTGGTTGGCTGTTTTTGACTCTAAGgttaaatctcttgagaattATGTTATTATTTCTCTTGATTTAGGAAACGAGAGATACACGCAGATGCAGCTGCCTCATGGTTTTGATGAAATGCCGCGTGTTGACCCTACTATTAGGTTGTTGACGAATAGTCTTTGCTTTTCTTATGATTTTAGACAAACTCATTTCGTTATATGGCGGATGATGGAATTTGGGGTTCAAGAATCTTGGACTCAGTTTCTTACCATTAGATATCTGAATCTTGGAATTGATTACAACTTTGGAGATAAAAAATTTTATTTGGTGCCTTTGCATTTGTCGATGAATGGTGATACATTGATATTGGCAAGCAGCTTAGAAGACCAAGCAATGCTCTATAACATAAGAGATAACAATGTAGAGAGAACTAGAATTACCGATAAAATAGGTTGGTTCTCTGTCAAGGAATATGTAGAAAGTTTGGTTTCAATCTCTGATTAG